In Gammaproteobacteria bacterium, a single window of DNA contains:
- a CDS encoding iron chelate uptake ABC transporter family permease subunit, whose protein sequence is MSHLKISLLIGSLVLIALASLAIGAADITVGQVIYTLSDGGQFDFIINQYRLPRLLLAIGVGAGLGLSGILVQGVIRNPLASPDLMGISAGAGLAATSLLLLYPDAPLYMLPICALLGGLSAAAIIFLIVFKSNPTPIKLALIGIAISAFLSSGIDFLMVLNPIEINTAMVWLTGSLWGRNWQQVPYIWGALAVMLPFSFWLAWRLDILGLGDESATSLGVTPSKIQFMALLSAVILASISVSVCGTISFVGLLAPHLARMLFGHNHKLLIVGSALLGALMVLISDLIARGAQPPVELPAGVLTSLIGAPYFIFLLRRYKGW, encoded by the coding sequence TTGAGTCATTTAAAGATATCGCTATTAATTGGGTCATTAGTGCTAATTGCTTTGGCGAGCTTAGCAATTGGCGCTGCTGATATAACGGTCGGCCAAGTTATTTATACTTTGTCTGATGGCGGCCAGTTTGATTTTATTATCAACCAATATCGGCTGCCGAGATTACTGCTGGCTATCGGTGTTGGCGCTGGCTTGGGCTTGTCAGGTATTTTAGTACAAGGGGTTATTCGCAACCCGCTCGCTTCCCCCGATTTAATGGGCATTAGCGCCGGGGCAGGACTTGCAGCCACCAGCTTATTGCTTTTGTACCCTGATGCACCGTTGTATATGTTACCGATCTGCGCATTACTTGGCGGATTAAGCGCGGCGGCCATTATTTTTCTTATTGTGTTTAAAAGCAATCCAACGCCAATAAAACTGGCATTAATTGGCATCGCTATTAGTGCCTTTTTATCGAGTGGCATCGACTTTTTAATGGTGTTAAATCCAATCGAAATTAACACCGCCATGGTGTGGCTAACGGGTAGTTTGTGGGGCAGAAACTGGCAGCAAGTGCCGTATATTTGGGGCGCGCTGGCGGTTATGTTGCCTTTTTCGTTTTGGCTCGCTTGGCGTTTAGATATCTTAGGCCTTGGCGATGAGTCAGCAACCTCTTTAGGGGTTACTCCTAGTAAAATTCAATTTATGGCGTTATTAAGTGCCGTTATTTTGGCCAGCATTAGCGTGTCGGTGTGCGGCACCATCAGCTTTGTTGGCTTATTAGCGCCACATTTAGCGCGAATGTTGTTTGGCCATAATCACAAGTTACTCATTGTTGGGTCGGCACTGTTAGGAGCACTGATGGTTTTAATATCCGACCTTATTGCCCGAGGTGCTCAGCCGCCCGTTGAATTACCGGCTGGTGTCTTAACCTCTTTAATTGGCGCACCATATTTTATTTTTCTACTTCGACGCTATAAGGGTTGGTAA